One Natronolimnobius sp. AArcel1 genomic region harbors:
- the metG gene encoding methionine--tRNA ligase, with protein sequence MSTRNDDFPTDSPAVVTCGLPYANGDLHIGHLRGYIGADAFNRALQTLGQQTAYVCGSDMHGTPVAVNAEQEGVDPEDFALDWHEQYEETFPKFNVEFDNYGHTHDQTNTELTQDIVRTLDEEGYIYEKEIQVAYDPDADQYLPDRYVEGTCPYCGEKARGDECDEGCQRHLEPGEVEDPTSTITGNPAEYRERPHKFFEVSEFSTFLTEFLDDLEGTSNARNQPRQWIEDGLQDWCITRDMDWGIDYPNGEDGLVLYVWVDAPIEYIASTKQYSERVGTDEYDWEQPWKGDGEIVHIIGRDIIQHHTIFWPAMLEAANYNKPRGVAATGFITINGKGLSTSRNRAIWAKEYLEEGFHPDLLRYYLTTTGGLQQDVDFSWDAFQEKVNGELVGTVGNFWYRSLLFAYRNYEGTPDADVSTEVHERIQDAIAATRSSVNDYDLRGVGRAATELAQFGNEYIQRHEPWKLTDESPDEAAQVIRDCVQIAKAVGVLLEPIAPDKAQALWEQLGEDGDVSATHLENALEAPPRTFEEPGELFEKIEDDRVEELNVKLADRIASAATDDDDESADAETESDDTAATEADDMTEIDGLEPLADDRISFDDFQELDIRVGRIESAEGIEGADDLAKLEVDIGFETRQIVAGIKQLHDLDELPGEKCVMLANMEKAELFGVESNGMILAAGEEADLLTTHGDAEIGEKIR encoded by the coding sequence ATGAGCACACGCAACGACGACTTTCCGACGGATAGCCCCGCCGTCGTGACCTGTGGGCTCCCCTACGCGAACGGGGACCTCCACATCGGTCACTTACGCGGGTACATCGGCGCAGACGCCTTCAATCGCGCACTGCAAACGCTTGGCCAGCAGACGGCCTATGTCTGTGGCTCGGACATGCACGGTACCCCGGTTGCCGTCAACGCCGAGCAGGAGGGTGTCGACCCCGAGGACTTCGCGCTTGACTGGCACGAACAGTACGAGGAGACGTTCCCCAAGTTCAACGTCGAGTTCGACAACTACGGCCACACTCACGACCAGACGAACACCGAACTCACGCAGGATATCGTCCGCACGCTGGACGAGGAAGGCTACATCTACGAAAAGGAGATCCAGGTGGCCTACGACCCTGACGCAGACCAGTATCTCCCAGACCGCTACGTCGAGGGAACCTGTCCCTACTGCGGCGAGAAAGCCCGCGGCGACGAGTGTGACGAGGGCTGTCAGCGCCACTTAGAGCCCGGCGAGGTCGAAGACCCAACGAGTACGATCACCGGCAACCCCGCAGAGTACCGCGAACGCCCGCACAAGTTCTTCGAGGTCTCCGAGTTTTCGACGTTCCTGACCGAGTTCCTTGACGACTTAGAGGGTACCTCGAACGCGCGCAACCAGCCACGCCAATGGATCGAAGACGGCCTGCAGGACTGGTGTATCACCCGCGATATGGACTGGGGAATTGACTACCCGAACGGCGAAGATGGACTCGTCCTCTACGTCTGGGTCGACGCCCCAATCGAGTACATCGCCTCAACCAAGCAGTACTCAGAACGCGTCGGCACTGACGAGTACGACTGGGAACAGCCCTGGAAGGGCGACGGCGAAATCGTCCACATCATCGGCCGCGACATCATCCAACACCACACGATCTTCTGGCCCGCCATGCTCGAGGCGGCGAACTACAACAAGCCCCGCGGCGTCGCCGCAACCGGCTTCATCACGATCAACGGCAAGGGCCTCTCGACCAGTCGGAATCGTGCGATCTGGGCGAAAGAGTACCTCGAGGAAGGGTTCCATCCTGACCTGCTGCGATACTACCTGACGACCACGGGCGGCCTCCAGCAGGACGTCGACTTCTCGTGGGATGCCTTCCAGGAGAAGGTCAACGGCGAGTTGGTAGGAACGGTTGGCAACTTCTGGTACCGCTCGCTGCTGTTTGCCTACCGCAACTACGAGGGCACGCCAGACGCCGACGTCTCGACCGAAGTCCACGAGCGCATTCAGGACGCCATCGCGGCGACCCGCTCGAGCGTCAACGACTACGATTTGCGCGGCGTTGGCCGTGCAGCGACCGAACTCGCCCAGTTCGGTAACGAGTACATCCAGCGCCACGAACCCTGGAAGCTCACCGACGAGAGCCCCGACGAAGCCGCACAGGTCATCCGCGACTGTGTCCAGATCGCCAAGGCCGTCGGCGTCCTGCTCGAGCCGATTGCCCCCGACAAAGCCCAGGCTCTCTGGGAGCAACTCGGCGAGGACGGCGATGTGTCTGCAACGCACCTCGAGAACGCACTCGAGGCTCCACCCCGAACCTTTGAGGAACCCGGCGAACTCTTCGAGAAAATCGAAGACGACCGCGTCGAGGAACTCAACGTCAAACTCGCCGACCGTATCGCGTCGGCAGCGACAGACGATGACGACGAGTCAGCCGACGCCGAAACCGAAAGCGACGACACGGCCGCGACCGAAGCCGACGACATGACCGAGATCGACGGCCTCGAGCCGCTCGCAGACGACCGCATCAGTTTCGACGACTTCCAGGAACTCGACATCCGCGTCGGCCGCATCGAGTCCGCTGAGGGAATCGAGGGCGCGGACGACCTCGCGAAACTCGAGGTCGACATCGGCTTTGAGACGCGCCAGATCGTTGCCGGCATCAAACAGCTCCACGACCTCGACGAACTCCCCGGCGAGAAATGCGTCATGCTCGCTAATATGGAGAAAGCCGAGCTGTTCGGCGTCGAGTCCAACGGCATGATCCTCGCGGCGGGCGAGGAGGCGGATCTGCTGACGACTCACGGCGACGCCGAGATCGGCGAGAAGATTCGGTAA
- a CDS encoding serine hydrolase, whose amino-acid sequence MSNPIPRRRVLQGSALLGATSFAGCLPETVAAADRSRGATGDSSGYIPAPTPVSNISQADALDLDGLESFVDDQLDDLLDAHDVVGASVAVVHDGTVELTAGYGERDAETGESVDPAETAFRIGSVSKPLVWTAVAQLLEDGRIDPDEPLEASLESVSIPETDDDSITMAHLATHTAGFEERFQGTWVDDPDEIRPLPDVLSQEQPNRVRPPGEIISYSNYGTALAAQVVADVTGMPFEDYAREHLFDPLEMDHTTFEQPVPDGIEVTKGYTAAAGMRQETPPLHLEIAPAGAATATAADMAQFLRVHLGDGDVDGNRVLESETVEALHQQWFTHHDALPGMAFGLIEGDHSGIRVLEHDGAIPGTSYSYLLVVPEYDFGLFCAYNTDTGAAANSAFVDALLEEYLPTDDENDAPAEPDGPPEHAAALEGTYRGVRIAESTHARFSSTLQAGSVDVTVDDDGYLVTDFGGGPERWVETDESLVFTTVDGDDTLAFGAQDGDVTHLFLGFQAFERISRHESLSVHGGLAGAATLGMLSGAVGWPLARARRRFGGGGENDAAAGESDHEDEHKTDAASSDMDLNGDTHSNDNTDSSTQGVYDRLTAWLSPARARWIAGGAITALFGFVVGAFTLLVLSPYTLLSRPPLAYDLVSLLPILGVLGTAAAAVCTVVAWREGYWGRLSRIHYALVTVSLVGFCWLLSYWNFLRVPL is encoded by the coding sequence ATGTCGAACCCCATTCCCCGCAGACGCGTACTCCAGGGCTCGGCCCTACTCGGCGCAACATCGTTTGCTGGCTGCCTTCCAGAGACCGTCGCCGCGGCCGACCGCTCTCGAGGCGCGACGGGCGACTCGAGTGGGTATATACCCGCCCCAACACCCGTCTCGAACATTTCCCAGGCCGACGCGCTCGATCTCGATGGCCTCGAGTCGTTCGTGGACGACCAGCTGGACGACCTGCTCGACGCTCACGATGTCGTCGGCGCGTCCGTCGCAGTCGTCCACGATGGAACCGTCGAACTCACCGCGGGCTACGGTGAGCGCGACGCAGAAACTGGCGAGTCGGTCGACCCCGCGGAAACCGCGTTCCGAATCGGCTCGGTCTCGAAGCCACTCGTTTGGACCGCCGTCGCGCAACTGCTCGAGGACGGCCGAATCGACCCGGACGAGCCACTCGAGGCGTCTCTCGAGTCGGTGTCAATTCCAGAGACGGACGACGACTCGATCACGATGGCTCATCTCGCGACACACACGGCCGGCTTCGAAGAGCGGTTTCAGGGAACTTGGGTCGACGATCCCGACGAGATCCGGCCGCTGCCCGACGTGCTGAGCCAGGAGCAACCGAATCGCGTGCGCCCACCTGGTGAGATCATCTCCTACTCGAACTACGGCACCGCACTCGCCGCGCAGGTCGTCGCCGACGTGACCGGCATGCCCTTCGAAGATTACGCGCGCGAGCACCTGTTCGACCCACTCGAGATGGACCACACGACGTTCGAACAGCCCGTCCCCGACGGAATCGAGGTCACAAAGGGCTACACCGCGGCCGCAGGGATGCGACAGGAAACGCCGCCGCTCCATCTCGAGATCGCCCCTGCTGGCGCGGCAACGGCGACCGCAGCCGATATGGCACAGTTCCTGCGCGTCCACCTCGGGGACGGCGACGTCGACGGCAATCGCGTCCTCGAATCCGAGACAGTCGAGGCGCTCCACCAGCAGTGGTTTACCCACCACGACGCACTGCCCGGGATGGCTTTCGGCCTGATCGAGGGCGACCATAGTGGAATTCGTGTGCTCGAGCACGACGGCGCGATTCCCGGCACGTCCTACAGCTACCTGCTGGTCGTCCCCGAGTACGACTTCGGGCTGTTCTGTGCGTACAACACCGACACCGGCGCGGCCGCAAACAGCGCGTTCGTCGATGCACTGCTCGAGGAGTACCTGCCTACAGATGATGAAAACGACGCACCGGCCGAACCCGACGGCCCACCCGAACACGCAGCCGCACTCGAGGGAACCTATCGCGGCGTTCGCATCGCGGAGTCGACCCATGCCCGCTTCTCCTCGACACTGCAGGCCGGCTCGGTCGATGTGACTGTCGACGACGACGGCTATCTCGTCACCGACTTCGGCGGCGGGCCGGAGCGCTGGGTCGAAACCGACGAGTCGCTCGTCTTCACGACCGTCGACGGCGATGACACGCTAGCCTTCGGCGCACAAGACGGCGACGTGACCCACCTCTTTCTCGGCTTTCAGGCGTTCGAACGCATCTCGAGGCACGAATCGCTGTCCGTCCATGGCGGTCTCGCCGGCGCTGCAACGCTCGGGATGCTTTCCGGTGCCGTTGGCTGGCCGCTCGCACGCGCACGGAGACGATTCGGCGGCGGTGGGGAAAACGATGCGGCTGCTGGCGAGAGCGACCATGAGGACGAGCACAAAACGGACGCCGCGAGCAGTGACATGGACTTGAACGGCGACACGCACTCGAATGACAACACAGACTCGAGCACACAGGGAGTATACGACCGCTTGACAGCGTGGCTCTCGCCCGCTCGAGCGCGATGGATCGCTGGTGGAGCAATTACTGCCCTGTTCGGCTTCGTCGTCGGCGCATTCACGCTGTTAGTACTCTCGCCATATACGCTGTTGAGCAGGCCGCCGCTCGCGTACGACCTCGTCTCTCTCCTGCCTATTCTCGGCGTGCTTGGAACGGCGGCCGCTGCCGTCTGTACCGTCGTCGCCTGGCGCGAGGGCTACTGGGGCCGGCTCTCGAGGATTCACTACGCGCTGGTGACGGTCAGCCTCGTTGGGTTTTGCTGGCTGCTTTCCTACTGGAACTTCCTGCGCGTGCCGCTGTAG
- a CDS encoding GYD domain-containing protein — protein sequence MPTYASLITVDDRDVQNAQELASIWGEIRTEFEDHNAELVDSYAVLGEHDFVIIFEATDRDSAFKSALTLRKHGLEGKTMGLIDTDDFSQLVDEI from the coding sequence ATGCCAACCTACGCCTCGCTCATCACGGTCGATGATCGTGACGTCCAGAACGCACAGGAACTGGCCTCCATCTGGGGCGAGATTCGGACCGAATTCGAGGACCACAACGCCGAACTCGTCGATTCCTACGCGGTCCTCGGCGAGCACGACTTCGTGATTATCTTCGAGGCGACAGATCGCGATTCGGCGTTCAAATCCGCGCTCACGCTTCGAAAGCACGGGCTCGAGGGCAAAACGATGGGACTCATCGATACGGACGACTTCTCGCAACTGGTCGACGAGATTTGA
- a CDS encoding winged helix-turn-helix domain-containing protein, protein MPAQHSQHDRSRFDRPEDPFKALGNETRLEILRALYERGQETGAVHEETLPYAELREAVGIEDKGNFNYHLRQLDGAFLESVDEADGGRSGYRLTFAGFEIAKVIDIDAWRSHDVCGPTKLPIGSDADDSPLTAVYEDSVVTVSHDGDPLYAHAVRPAGAADREMELEELLSVASTLWRHTVERILEGICPYCHATVERSLEVGDGPDRYWQYTFGGTCTECGPLGGSHVGVAVLSHPAVVSLFWEHGIDLADWQVWNVPFVTDDAVTVVDDEPTRLRIDVECNVDRLAVFVDDSVRVVDTERLE, encoded by the coding sequence ATGCCAGCACAGCACTCCCAACACGACCGCTCGCGCTTTGACCGCCCCGAAGATCCGTTCAAGGCCCTCGGCAACGAGACGCGCCTCGAGATACTACGTGCGCTGTACGAACGCGGGCAAGAAACCGGCGCGGTACACGAGGAGACGCTTCCGTACGCCGAGTTGCGCGAGGCCGTCGGTATCGAAGACAAGGGCAACTTCAACTACCACCTGCGCCAACTCGATGGCGCGTTCCTCGAGTCGGTCGACGAGGCCGATGGCGGGCGAAGCGGCTACCGACTGACGTTCGCCGGCTTCGAGATTGCGAAGGTAATCGACATCGACGCGTGGCGCTCGCACGACGTCTGCGGCCCGACGAAGCTCCCGATCGGCAGTGACGCAGACGACAGTCCGCTCACCGCCGTCTACGAAGATAGCGTCGTCACAGTTAGTCACGACGGCGACCCGCTGTACGCCCACGCCGTCCGGCCCGCCGGGGCAGCCGACCGAGAGATGGAACTCGAGGAACTGCTTTCCGTCGCCTCAACGCTGTGGCGACACACCGTCGAGCGCATTCTCGAGGGTATCTGTCCGTACTGTCACGCGACGGTCGAGCGCTCACTCGAGGTCGGCGACGGGCCGGATCGGTACTGGCAGTATACGTTCGGGGGCACCTGCACCGAGTGCGGCCCGCTGGGCGGCTCGCACGTCGGCGTTGCGGTTCTCTCGCACCCGGCTGTCGTCTCGCTGTTCTGGGAGCACGGCATCGACCTTGCCGACTGGCAGGTCTGGAACGTGCCGTTCGTCACCGACGACGCGGTAACTGTCGTCGATGACGAGCCCACGCGGCTCCGGATCGATGTCGAATGCAACGTCGACCGACTTGCGGTGTTCGTCGATGACTCAGTGCGCGTCGTCGATACCGAACGCCTCGAGTAA
- a CDS encoding HalOD1 output domain-containing protein, producing the protein MVPEDPEQQVLIEYEIHEGESVSTAAINAVSSLNDCDPWELRPLYATIDPEFLDELCESQQTGTVKFVYSDFHITVENGTYLLLQPADCR; encoded by the coding sequence ATGGTCCCCGAAGATCCGGAACAGCAGGTACTGATCGAATACGAGATTCACGAGGGTGAATCTGTCAGTACGGCTGCGATCAATGCTGTCAGTTCACTCAACGACTGTGACCCATGGGAGTTGCGCCCACTGTATGCGACGATAGATCCAGAATTCCTGGACGAACTGTGTGAGTCACAGCAGACTGGCACAGTAAAATTCGTCTACAGCGACTTTCACATCACTGTTGAGAATGGCACATATCTTCTCCTTCAACCAGCAGACTGCAGGTAA
- the mfnA gene encoding tyrosine decarboxylase MfnA, whose translation MQTEPQAFDRVLSSMCTEPHPVAREAAERFLATNPGDPGTYPTIAALEDDAIAMLGEIAGLENPAGYVASGGTEANIQAVRIARERAETRRPNIVMPESAHFSFQKAADVLGVDLRIVPVDEQYRADLEAVRASVDSETALVVGVAGTTEYGRVDPIPELATIAHAADALCHVDAAWGGFVLPFTDDEWHFGHADIDTMAIDPHKMGQAAVPAGGLLVRDERLLDELAIDTPYLESTSQATLTGTRSGAGVASAVAAMEELWPSGYRSQYVRSQNNAEWLADALEKRGYSVIEPTLPLVAADLPRSTFDALRARGWRISRTATGELRIVCMPHVTREMLASFISDLDQLEVRASVPVVSDD comes from the coding sequence ATGCAGACCGAGCCGCAGGCGTTCGACCGGGTGCTGTCGTCGATGTGCACCGAGCCCCACCCGGTAGCGCGCGAGGCGGCCGAACGGTTTCTCGCGACGAATCCTGGTGACCCCGGCACCTACCCGACCATCGCCGCCCTGGAGGACGACGCAATCGCGATGCTCGGCGAGATTGCCGGCCTCGAGAACCCGGCCGGCTACGTCGCAAGCGGCGGGACGGAAGCGAACATTCAGGCAGTCCGCATCGCCCGCGAGCGCGCTGAGACGCGGCGACCAAACATCGTCATGCCCGAGTCGGCGCACTTCAGTTTTCAGAAAGCCGCGGATGTCCTCGGCGTCGACCTTCGGATCGTCCCCGTTGACGAGCAGTATCGCGCCGATCTCGAGGCGGTCCGGGCCTCAGTCGATTCGGAGACTGCGCTCGTGGTCGGCGTTGCCGGGACGACCGAGTACGGGCGCGTCGACCCGATTCCGGAACTCGCCACGATCGCCCACGCAGCGGACGCACTGTGTCACGTCGACGCGGCCTGGGGCGGCTTTGTCCTTCCCTTTACCGACGACGAGTGGCATTTCGGCCACGCCGACATCGACACAATGGCAATCGACCCTCACAAAATGGGCCAGGCCGCGGTCCCCGCAGGCGGCTTGCTCGTGCGCGACGAGCGTCTTCTCGACGAACTCGCAATCGACACGCCCTATCTCGAGTCGACCTCGCAGGCGACGCTCACCGGAACCCGCTCGGGTGCAGGCGTTGCAAGCGCCGTCGCCGCGATGGAAGAGTTGTGGCCGAGTGGCTACCGGAGCCAGTACGTCCGTTCGCAGAACAACGCCGAATGGCTCGCCGACGCTCTGGAGAAGCGCGGCTACAGCGTCATCGAACCGACGCTCCCACTGGTTGCCGCGGACCTTCCCCGGTCGACGTTCGACGCTCTCCGCGCACGCGGCTGGCGCATCTCCCGCACTGCAACCGGCGAACTCCGCATCGTCTGTATGCCCCACGTCACCCGCGAGATGCTCGCCTCGTTTATCAGCGACCTCGACCAACTCGAGGTGCGTGCGAGCGTGCCGGTCGTGAGCGACGACTAA
- a CDS encoding metal ABC transporter solute-binding protein, Zn/Mn family, which produces MDLSRRATLTSSATLALGALAGCMNEPSGNGTDSDGTESESEAEHSGYAAFFTLWDWAEHVAGDHMTFTNPVATGEMGHGWEPPADIQRDIADSDTFIYLDTAEFSWAQDVAAGLEDDYDDIAVIDVMDGLESSLLPIDRDADTDRTPDTDHEYDPDSLTVDGFEVYDRQSGEEIAYWHIDHWHGSVPDAPVDGHAAVEGVFEDDEGRILPLGDDQPFQFDARVLDGADDDVVEIVSHGDYVEFHGLEAGRTRIAFELVAGSEVIWDTSEDSMTADVVEELDESDVPEFYDPHVWVDPVLAQDVVEAIADGLADIDPDNADAYADNAAAYIERLEDVDRQFEELAAEAERDVAVLAGHDAFQYIEHRYDFEIHTPVGISPDAAESQSDIAEAIDVVEEHDIETVLYDPFETPNPDEDIPQMVEVLLENTDADTYEPLTPVEGTTEEWNEQDWGWIEQMEELNLPSLRAALGAD; this is translated from the coding sequence ATGGATCTCTCACGACGTGCGACGCTGACCAGTAGCGCAACGCTCGCACTCGGCGCACTCGCCGGTTGCATGAACGAACCGAGCGGAAACGGAACCGACAGTGACGGGACTGAAAGCGAAAGCGAGGCCGAACACAGCGGCTACGCGGCCTTTTTCACACTCTGGGATTGGGCCGAACACGTCGCCGGCGACCACATGACGTTCACGAATCCCGTCGCCACTGGCGAGATGGGCCACGGCTGGGAACCACCAGCGGACATCCAGCGCGACATCGCCGACTCGGACACGTTCATCTATCTGGATACGGCCGAGTTTTCGTGGGCCCAAGACGTTGCCGCCGGCCTCGAGGATGACTACGATGATATCGCCGTCATCGACGTGATGGACGGCCTCGAGTCGTCGCTGTTGCCAATTGATCGAGACGCAGACACCGACCGGACTCCTGATACTGACCACGAGTACGATCCCGACTCGCTCACCGTCGACGGGTTCGAGGTCTATGACCGCCAGTCCGGCGAGGAAATCGCCTACTGGCACATCGACCACTGGCACGGCAGTGTCCCTGACGCGCCGGTTGACGGCCACGCCGCCGTCGAGGGTGTCTTCGAAGACGACGAGGGACGCATCCTGCCACTCGGCGACGACCAGCCGTTCCAGTTCGACGCGCGCGTCCTCGATGGCGCAGACGACGATGTCGTAGAAATCGTCTCGCACGGCGATTACGTCGAGTTCCACGGCCTCGAGGCCGGTCGGACGCGGATTGCCTTTGAACTCGTCGCTGGCAGCGAGGTGATCTGGGATACGAGCGAGGATAGCATGACCGCGGATGTCGTCGAGGAACTCGACGAGAGCGACGTGCCGGAGTTTTACGACCCGCACGTCTGGGTCGACCCCGTTCTCGCACAGGATGTCGTCGAGGCCATCGCGGATGGACTCGCCGATATCGACCCCGACAACGCCGACGCCTACGCGGACAACGCCGCGGCCTACATCGAACGCCTCGAGGACGTTGACCGGCAGTTCGAAGAACTTGCAGCCGAGGCCGAGCGCGACGTGGCCGTCCTCGCCGGACACGACGCGTTCCAGTACATCGAGCACCGCTACGATTTCGAGATTCACACGCCTGTCGGAATCTCCCCCGATGCAGCTGAATCCCAATCGGACATCGCCGAGGCCATCGACGTCGTCGAGGAACACGATATCGAGACGGTCCTCTACGATCCGTTCGAGACGCCAAATCCTGATGAGGACATCCCGCAGATGGTCGAGGTGCTCCTCGAGAACACCGATGCAGACACCTACGAGCCGCTGACACCAGTCGAAGGGACGACCGAAGAGTGGAACGAACAGGACTGGGGCTGGATCGAACAGATGGAAGAACTCAATCTTCCGTCGCTGCGGGCGGCACTGGGCGCAGACTGA
- a CDS encoding PKD domain-containing protein, with translation MNHVRTVIAAIIIISAITAGSVAIGAAQEGAPGPPANFYGEAVDDDGTLAPNGTTLVAVVDGTVSGEITVDEAGEYGGDDAFDEKLSLDSAAGDEVSFHVANASGPAALESPVDLESGTHEQSLTFPSGAFEDGDDSDSGSGSDPGSGPGSDPGDEPEPEPTEYTLELLAEQTVNHAHACTHGDYDDRTSLDAGDEPDETVVSDDHVIWAVTYEGSEGYVTFDTTAHQYDGPFVFYMADGSVDPVDATVTDSGSVDECDTLEEYIEVETPDDGTIDLELTGGDRESSPDLGAPGVGGGDDTDGPEANISVDPANPVIGETVTLNASNSSAPDSEIVAYEWSVGDKNVSGEHANITFDDPGEKTVELTVETDDDETGTTNETITVLDDDAAFFEVTSLEAPSNASPGDSLAVTATIENSGTEHGTATITYEFDGTVVEERSVDLKPDSETTLEFDAVAPDANGDYTHHVGTPNESAIVTTTVLAEPDTDEHHDDDDGQPESNESQDDRETDSSHDTESDDSESLPVSGFGSVAALAAIFGVLLVVRRD, from the coding sequence ATGAATCACGTCCGAACAGTCATCGCAGCAATCATCATCATCTCGGCTATCACGGCCGGGAGCGTCGCCATCGGAGCCGCACAGGAGGGCGCGCCAGGCCCGCCGGCGAACTTCTACGGCGAGGCTGTTGACGACGATGGCACCCTCGCACCGAACGGAACGACACTCGTTGCCGTCGTCGACGGCACCGTCAGTGGCGAGATCACCGTCGATGAAGCCGGCGAGTACGGTGGCGACGACGCGTTCGACGAAAAGCTGAGTCTCGATAGCGCCGCTGGCGACGAGGTTTCGTTCCACGTCGCGAACGCCTCCGGCCCAGCCGCCCTCGAGAGCCCCGTTGATCTCGAGTCCGGAACGCACGAACAGTCGTTGACGTTCCCGAGCGGAGCGTTCGAGGATGGCGATGATTCGGACTCGGGCTCCGGCTCTGATCCAGGCTCAGGCCCAGGGTCCGACCCCGGTGACGAACCCGAGCCAGAGCCGACAGAATACACCCTCGAGTTACTCGCCGAACAGACGGTCAACCACGCCCACGCCTGCACGCACGGCGATTACGATGATCGGACATCGCTCGATGCGGGCGACGAACCCGACGAGACAGTCGTCAGCGACGATCACGTCATCTGGGCAGTCACCTACGAGGGCAGCGAGGGCTACGTCACGTTCGATACGACGGCACACCAGTACGACGGCCCGTTCGTCTTCTATATGGCGGACGGCTCGGTCGACCCGGTCGATGCGACGGTGACCGACAGCGGCAGCGTCGACGAGTGTGACACCCTCGAGGAGTATATCGAAGTCGAGACGCCCGACGACGGGACGATTGACCTCGAACTCACTGGTGGAGACCGAGAGAGTAGTCCGGATCTGGGTGCGCCCGGTGTGGGTGGCGGAGACGACACGGACGGCCCCGAAGCGAACATCTCCGTCGACCCGGCGAATCCAGTCATCGGTGAGACGGTCACGCTGAACGCCAGCAACTCGAGCGCACCGGATAGCGAGATCGTCGCCTATGAGTGGTCTGTCGGCGACAAAAACGTGAGCGGCGAACACGCAAACATCACGTTCGATGACCCCGGCGAGAAGACGGTCGAGTTGACCGTCGAGACCGACGATGACGAGACGGGGACGACAAACGAGACAATCACTGTGCTGGACGACGACGCTGCGTTCTTCGAGGTCACCTCTCTCGAGGCACCATCGAACGCCTCGCCCGGCGACTCGCTTGCCGTAACCGCCACCATCGAAAACAGCGGCACGGAACACGGAACCGCCACGATCACGTACGAGTTCGACGGCACTGTCGTCGAGGAGCGCTCGGTCGACCTTAAACCGGACAGCGAAACGACCCTCGAGTTCGACGCGGTTGCACCGGATGCAAACGGCGACTACACGCACCACGTCGGGACACCGAACGAGAGTGCGATTGTGACCACGACGGTCCTCGCAGAGCCGGACACGGACGAGCACCACGACGATGACGACGGCCAGCCTGAGTCGAACGAGTCACAGGACGACCGCGAGACAGACAGCTCACACGATACCGAATCGGACGACTCTGAGTCACTGCCCGTTTCAGGCTTCGGTTCCGTTGCTGCGCTTGCTGCCATCTTCGGTGTCTTGCTCGTCGTCCGTCGCGACTGA